Genomic segment of Paucidesulfovibrio longus DSM 6739:
GCATCGGCTCCAGCCATATCGAGGCCCAGGCCTGCGCGGGGTTCAACCATCTCGAGGTGGTCTTCGCCATCGACAATTCCGGCTCCATGAAGGGCGCGCCCCTGGAGCAGACGCGCATGGCCTGCAACGACCTCGTGGACCTGATCCTGCCGGACAACGCCTCCCCGGACACGCGGGTGGGACTGGTGCCCTTCCGGGGCAAGGTCCGCATCCCGGCCGGGGTGGACGGGCTGCCCGCGGGCTGCCGCAACGCGGACGGCTCCCTGAACGAGGGCCTGCGCGAGGAGTTCATGCCGCTCTACTGGGCGCTGCCGTACTACACCCGGCGCAACGTCAGCCTGGAGACGTGCGACTCCATCCCCGTGACCCACGCCCTGACCTCGGACAAGGGCTCCATCCTCTCGGCCATCGGCGAAATGGACGGCTACGGGGACGCGTCGGGAACGGTCATTTCCGAAGGCGTCAAGTGGGGCCGCGAGGTGCTCACGCCGGAGGCCCCCTTCACCGAGGGCAAGGACGAGGAGCGCATCCGCAAGATCCTGATCCTGCTCACGGACGGGGACACCGAGGACGGCGAGTGCGGCGGTCCGTACAGCATCGGCTACCGGCCCAACAACTACTGGACCAACGCCTATTACGGCATGGGCGAGACGGACTGCCACTGCGAGGACGGCGGAGGGCTGAACAGGGCCATGCTCGACGAGGCCCGAAAGGCCAAGGACGCGGGCGTGGAGATCTTCACGATCCGGTTCGGCTCTTCCGACGCCGAGGACGTGCGGCTCATGAAGGAGATCGCGTCCAGCAAGCCGGGCACCGACGATCACTATTTCGATGCGCCCTCGGCCTACGACATCGGCGACGTCTTCAAGCAGATCGGCAGGCAGCTCGGCTGGCGGCTGCTCAACTAGGAGGAAGCCATGCGAGGCGGAAACGGAACGACGCGCGGCATGACGGCGGTGGAATTCGCCATGATCTTTCCGCTGCTGGTGGTGCTCGT
This window contains:
- a CDS encoding vWA domain-containing protein, which produces MHTNLSSASAAAFSACSGTSPRSCAPARPCRCRRARGQSGAVNIVLAVLIPVLLGAVGLAVDAGNLYVAHSRLQNAVDAAALAGALELPYDPDVDKGIVQGAASSMLVKNYEDAAILSLAPGGEVRSVCVRAGAEVPTLLMGALGIGSSHIEAQACAGFNHLEVVFAIDNSGSMKGAPLEQTRMACNDLVDLILPDNASPDTRVGLVPFRGKVRIPAGVDGLPAGCRNADGSLNEGLREEFMPLYWALPYYTRRNVSLETCDSIPVTHALTSDKGSILSAIGEMDGYGDASGTVISEGVKWGREVLTPEAPFTEGKDEERIRKILILLTDGDTEDGECGGPYSIGYRPNNYWTNAYYGMGETDCHCEDGGGLNRAMLDEARKAKDAGVEIFTIRFGSSDAEDVRLMKEIASSKPGTDDHYFDAPSAYDIGDVFKQIGRQLGWRLLN